In Candidatus Cohnella colombiensis, one DNA window encodes the following:
- a CDS encoding DNA alkylation repair protein, which yields MNLESVMQELEMLGKERTKKIYQTNGAHEPLFGVATGEMKPIYRRIKLNQPLAEQLYATGNYDAMYFAGVIADPKAMSEADFERWIERAYFYMLSDFVVAVTLAETDIAQDVADKWIASDIELKMSAGWSCYCWLLGNRPDSEFAEAKIADMLELIKNTIHDAPDRAKYAMNNFMYTVAASYLPLHDKAVEVAKEVGPVEVNRGTAKSKLLNASVNIEKLIEKGKLGFKRKYVRC from the coding sequence ATGAACCTAGAATCGGTTATGCAAGAGCTTGAGATGCTCGGTAAGGAACGCACCAAGAAGATATATCAAACCAATGGTGCGCACGAACCGCTTTTTGGAGTGGCTACAGGTGAGATGAAGCCTATCTATAGGAGGATAAAACTCAATCAACCATTGGCCGAGCAGCTTTATGCCACAGGAAATTACGACGCCATGTATTTTGCGGGAGTGATCGCTGATCCGAAAGCAATGTCAGAAGCGGATTTTGAAAGGTGGATAGAGCGAGCTTATTTTTATATGCTATCAGATTTTGTGGTTGCAGTAACTTTGGCTGAAACGGATATTGCGCAAGATGTAGCCGATAAATGGATTGCAAGTGATATAGAGTTGAAGATGTCGGCGGGTTGGAGCTGTTACTGCTGGCTACTCGGCAATCGTCCGGACAGCGAATTTGCCGAAGCGAAAATTGCTGATATGTTGGAGCTTATCAAAAATACAATTCATGATGCTCCTGATCGCGCGAAATACGCAATGAACAATTTCATGTATACTGTGGCAGCATCTTATCTGCCGCTTCATGATAAGGCGGTCGAAGTTGCTAAGGAAGTAGGTCCGGTAGAAGTCAATCGGGGAACCGCAAAAAGCAAGTTATTGAACGCTTCCGTTAATATAGAGAAGTTAATCGAAAAAGGGAAGCTTGGATTCAAACGCAAGTATGTAAGGTGTTAG
- a CDS encoding DHA2 family efflux MFS transporter permease subunit: MAALLVAGFVGLFSETALNIALGELSQIFDVTATTVQWLATGYFLTLGILVPVTGILMQKFSTRQMFMTSILLSIIGTIVAGVATEFSILLVGRIIQAAGLAIALPLTQNVIFTIFPPNKRGGAMGLMGLVMLAGPTLGPTIAGLILDTLSWNWIFWVAMPFLLFSLIIGLRYLPNVNEVRKVSINAISVILSTIGFGGIVYGVSVGGETGWTSTSVLGTIVVGCIALLIFVIRQLKMEHPMLNLKAFKHPLFVLGVFMSFITFFNMLSMLVILPMYMQMALLIAAFTTGLILLPGSLLNCILAPLIGRMFDKYGPKAVITPGAILVVIGYALYSQYGTDTASWMIVVTHIIMMLGIGMVLASVQTNTLNSLPKQYYPDGIAITQTIQQVAGAIGIAVMVSIFSAEQESYIETVANDVTEAAASGTSLVFTVGLVCAVINLVLSLFIKKPVQK, encoded by the coding sequence ATGGCGGCGCTTTTAGTGGCGGGCTTTGTTGGGCTGTTCAGTGAGACTGCTTTAAATATTGCCTTAGGTGAATTAAGTCAAATATTCGATGTGACAGCGACTACGGTCCAATGGTTAGCAACCGGTTATTTTTTAACCTTAGGTATATTAGTGCCAGTAACCGGTATTTTGATGCAAAAATTTTCCACACGTCAAATGTTTATGACTTCTATATTGCTTTCGATTATCGGTACAATTGTAGCGGGTGTAGCGACCGAATTTAGCATTTTATTGGTCGGACGGATCATTCAAGCAGCCGGATTAGCAATCGCGTTACCTTTAACACAAAACGTTATTTTCACGATATTCCCACCGAATAAGCGTGGTGGCGCAATGGGATTGATGGGTTTAGTTATGTTAGCTGGCCCAACACTAGGTCCAACAATAGCGGGACTAATTCTAGATACATTATCGTGGAATTGGATTTTTTGGGTTGCAATGCCTTTCTTGCTGTTCTCTCTAATTATAGGGCTCCGTTATTTACCGAATGTGAACGAAGTACGTAAGGTTTCGATTAATGCAATATCTGTTATTCTCTCGACGATTGGATTCGGGGGCATTGTTTACGGGGTAAGTGTAGGTGGTGAAACGGGTTGGACAAGCACATCGGTTCTCGGAACCATTGTCGTAGGATGTATTGCTCTCCTTATCTTTGTAATTCGTCAATTGAAGATGGAGCATCCTATGCTGAATCTAAAAGCATTTAAACACCCACTGTTCGTACTTGGAGTCTTTATGAGTTTTATTACGTTCTTCAATATGTTGTCCATGCTCGTCATTCTACCCATGTATATGCAAATGGCTTTATTAATCGCTGCTTTTACAACAGGTCTTATTCTTCTGCCAGGGAGCTTGCTTAACTGTATATTAGCTCCATTAATAGGTCGTATGTTTGACAAATATGGGCCGAAAGCAGTGATTACACCAGGAGCAATTCTTGTTGTTATTGGTTATGCATTATATTCACAATATGGTACCGACACGGCTTCGTGGATGATTGTGGTAACCCATATTATTATGATGTTAGGTATAGGAATGGTACTGGCATCAGTACAAACGAATACGCTGAATTCACTTCCGAAACAGTACTATCCAGATGGAATCGCCATCACTCAAACCATCCAACAAGTAGCAGGTGCAATAGGGATTGCCGTCATGGTATCGATTTTTTCAGCGGAACAGGAAAGTTATATCGAAACCGTTGCGAATGATGTGACTGAAGCAGCAGCCTCGGGAACTTCGCTAGTGTTTACAGTCGGTCTCGTATGTGCAGTCATCAATTTAGTGTTGTCATTATTCATCAAGAAGCCCGTTCAAAAATAG
- a CDS encoding TetR/AcrR family transcriptional regulator, with protein sequence MDSKSLIIDIATMLFQQKGFKGVGLNEILKACNLSKGSLYHHFPNGKEELLIACLQSLNEAITKDIEEVFKRYPTTQEATNAIIEKLIVKYETEGTIEGYTFSSMVSEMATLSDPIRNACYQLYQNVQQIFSTKLIADGFSKETAHSIALMMNASIEGGLMLCLTQKASEPLRVVAEVLPNLLKGY encoded by the coding sequence ATGGATTCAAAATCGCTGATAATCGACATCGCGACGATGCTATTTCAACAAAAAGGTTTTAAAGGTGTGGGATTAAATGAAATATTAAAGGCATGTAACCTTTCAAAAGGTTCTTTGTACCATCATTTTCCAAATGGAAAAGAAGAATTATTAATCGCCTGTCTTCAATCTTTGAATGAAGCGATTACTAAAGATATCGAAGAGGTTTTCAAACGATATCCAACTACGCAAGAAGCTACAAATGCAATCATTGAGAAATTAATCGTTAAATATGAAACAGAAGGAACGATAGAAGGTTATACCTTTAGTAGTATGGTTAGCGAAATGGCGACGTTAAGTGATCCAATTAGAAATGCATGTTATCAGTTGTATCAAAACGTCCAACAAATTTTTTCGACAAAGCTAATAGCAGATGGGTTCTCGAAAGAGACAGCTCATTCCATTGCGCTGATGATGAATGCTTCAATCGAAGGTGGATTGATGCTCTGCTTAACACAGAAAGCATCTGAGCCACTTAGAGTGGTTGCTGAAGTTTTGCCGAATCTTTTAAAGGGGTATTAA
- a CDS encoding plastocyanin/azurin family copper-binding protein, with product MKKTALVLILTFATALILISSVYAADSSPETWQVSVGKETAATSLDSMFPKVIFVHEGDKVTFTNGASATPHTVTFLAGQSPLTPQDPAHAIPSAKSGGSWDGKSLLNSGILFPKQSYEVTFTASGAYPYYCVLHPMMTGTVVVLPKGQSIPSKVEQAAAAKTQENDLLFQESLLQGPQEAQYTANKDGSLTYKVDLGSQNTAFSHNRMNPEQVIVSEGDSISWTNLSPYEPHWVTFNKPADLNFFTDKGEFNAQFMPPAGGKEFNGTGFTNSGILLSAQSYDLKFTKPGTYTYECYLHSGSMMKGTVIVVPKGAVKLVVNGKAVTNSASAQWKDGNLNVGIVSFTKAMGGKFSFDKNSKLYTITVDGKSVKTAGYILKGTTYASAENIVRGLGGTYTWNEATQSFTVTVGAPAPAASMDHMH from the coding sequence ATGAAGAAAACAGCCCTTGTATTGATTCTTACTTTTGCCACAGCGTTGATACTGATAAGCTCTGTGTATGCCGCTGATTCATCGCCGGAAACTTGGCAAGTATCTGTCGGTAAAGAAACCGCAGCCACCTCTCTCGACTCCATGTTTCCGAAAGTAATTTTTGTCCATGAAGGAGACAAAGTTACATTTACTAACGGTGCTAGTGCTACCCCACATACCGTAACATTCCTGGCTGGTCAATCGCCACTTACTCCTCAAGATCCCGCTCACGCGATTCCAAGCGCAAAAAGCGGTGGAAGCTGGGATGGTAAGTCACTCCTGAATTCAGGCATACTATTTCCAAAGCAATCCTATGAAGTCACCTTTACCGCTAGTGGAGCTTACCCCTATTATTGCGTACTTCATCCTATGATGACCGGTACGGTAGTCGTGTTGCCGAAAGGCCAGTCGATCCCCTCGAAAGTAGAGCAAGCTGCAGCCGCAAAGACACAAGAAAATGATCTACTTTTCCAAGAGAGCCTATTGCAAGGCCCTCAAGAAGCCCAATATACAGCAAATAAGGATGGCTCATTGACCTATAAAGTAGATCTTGGCTCACAGAATACCGCTTTCTCACATAACCGCATGAATCCTGAGCAAGTTATTGTAAGCGAAGGTGATTCCATTTCCTGGACCAATCTTAGCCCTTATGAGCCTCATTGGGTTACCTTCAACAAACCCGCTGACTTGAATTTCTTCACAGATAAAGGCGAGTTCAATGCTCAATTTATGCCTCCTGCCGGTGGCAAGGAGTTTAACGGTACTGGTTTCACCAATTCCGGTATCCTCTTGAGCGCACAATCGTATGATCTGAAATTTACGAAGCCCGGAACCTATACTTACGAATGTTACCTACATTCGGGTTCCATGATGAAGGGCACTGTAATTGTTGTTCCGAAGGGCGCAGTCAAGCTGGTCGTGAACGGGAAAGCAGTGACCAATTCTGCAAGCGCACAATGGAAAGATGGCAACCTGAACGTCGGTATTGTTTCGTTCACGAAAGCGATGGGCGGTAAATTTTCATTTGATAAAAACTCCAAATTGTACACCATTACCGTAGACGGTAAATCGGTTAAAACAGCCGGGTACATTCTGAAAGGTACAACGTATGCTTCTGCGGAAAATATCGTACGCGGTCTGGGCGGAACTTATACCTGGAATGAAGCAACCCAGTCCTTTACAGTTACGGTTGGTGCTCCCGCCCCTGCCGCTTCTATGGATCATATGCACTGA
- a CDS encoding stalk domain-containing protein, with amino-acid sequence MMNMKSLRLFGLRKHFLVALVMAIIWVTPLSAVGAETISAKKFQLYATDGYMTLPDGKQLYIWGYSLKDEPGSATVPAPTLEVNEGDRVEITLTNIGPKKTGIKQLAHTIHFHGLDTDQLNDGVPHTSVAIQVGESFNYQFIAKKAGTYFYHCHVDTIEHLQMGMYGAFIVKAKNGINQAWTGGPSYDKDYVFLLNEIDPLWHQAVEEGKSYDRTDFHPRYWTINGKAYPDTEKDPTSFIEGKVGETVLIRIINSGYESHSFHMHGYHFQVIASDGRPLPEPLTKDTVLIGPGERYDLLVTFDQSGMFPFHSHNIVDNTNNGTYPGGLHTMIDVTENKADRSPMIMTIRLKTGRNSVTVNSESIQLANSPVAINGTTYVPFRFIGENLGAAVKWLPKEKSVIYTKDQTTIQLWLNLKQAKVNGRLISLPTPPKEIKGSVMVPLRFVANQLEAKLDKDSKTGEIIVTGKMSVASEPSQHSHDVGNSGDGATNNGTLGNGNNSAGTIDPGTSADLLTIDITTSFMPTKLTIKKGQTVKWVNKDTQIHTVYDLQDKFKSPNILPAGQFSYTFIETGTYTYYCSVHPSMVGEIIVTE; translated from the coding sequence ATGATGAATATGAAGTCCCTGCGCCTATTCGGATTAAGAAAGCATTTTCTAGTGGCATTGGTCATGGCGATTATTTGGGTTACACCTTTGTCCGCCGTAGGAGCCGAGACGATATCCGCAAAGAAATTTCAGCTATATGCGACTGATGGGTATATGACGCTTCCCGATGGTAAGCAGTTGTATATTTGGGGGTACAGCTTAAAGGACGAGCCTGGGAGCGCGACCGTTCCCGCTCCGACGTTGGAAGTGAATGAAGGAGATCGCGTGGAGATTACTCTTACGAACATCGGCCCCAAGAAAACGGGAATCAAACAGCTTGCCCATACGATTCATTTTCACGGATTGGATACCGACCAGTTAAATGATGGAGTTCCGCACACTTCTGTAGCCATTCAAGTTGGAGAAAGCTTCAATTATCAGTTTATCGCCAAGAAAGCGGGTACTTATTTCTATCATTGCCATGTAGATACGATTGAACATTTGCAGATGGGGATGTATGGAGCGTTCATTGTGAAAGCCAAAAACGGCATCAATCAAGCTTGGACAGGTGGTCCGTCCTATGATAAGGACTATGTGTTCCTGTTAAACGAAATCGATCCCTTGTGGCACCAGGCAGTGGAGGAAGGGAAGTCTTATGACAGAACGGATTTCCACCCTAGATACTGGACGATCAATGGCAAAGCTTATCCGGATACGGAAAAAGACCCCACCAGCTTTATCGAAGGAAAAGTTGGAGAGACCGTCCTTATTCGAATAATCAATTCCGGATACGAGTCGCATAGTTTCCATATGCATGGATATCATTTTCAAGTAATTGCCTCTGACGGAAGGCCACTTCCTGAGCCATTAACGAAAGATACTGTGTTGATCGGCCCCGGCGAGAGGTATGACCTCCTCGTTACCTTCGATCAATCAGGGATGTTCCCGTTCCACAGCCATAATATCGTAGATAATACGAACAACGGAACATACCCAGGTGGCTTACACACGATGATCGATGTCACGGAAAATAAGGCTGATCGTTCACCTATGATAATGACTATCCGTTTGAAAACGGGTCGTAATTCGGTCACGGTGAACAGCGAGTCTATTCAGCTTGCAAATTCGCCAGTAGCGATAAACGGAACAACCTATGTTCCATTCCGTTTCATCGGCGAGAATCTAGGAGCAGCGGTGAAATGGCTTCCAAAGGAGAAGTCCGTCATCTATACAAAGGATCAAACGACTATTCAGCTATGGCTGAATCTCAAGCAGGCGAAAGTAAACGGTCGTCTCATCTCACTACCTACTCCTCCCAAAGAAATCAAGGGATCGGTAATGGTGCCACTACGTTTCGTTGCCAATCAATTGGAAGCCAAGCTCGACAAGGATAGCAAGACGGGAGAGATCATCGTTACCGGCAAGATGAGTGTAGCGTCAGAGCCATCACAGCATTCTCATGACGTGGGAAACTCGGGTGATGGAGCGACCAATAACGGGACATTAGGCAACGGAAACAACAGCGCGGGTACTATAGATCCAGGCACAAGCGCGGATCTGCTGACTATCGATATCACGACCTCGTTCATGCCCACGAAGCTCACAATCAAGAAGGGTCAAACCGTCAAATGGGTGAATAAGGATACGCAAATCCATACCGTATACGACCTTCAGGACAAATTTAAAAGCCCCAACATCCTTCCTGCGGGGCAATTTTCTTATACTTTTATAGAAACGGGAACTTATACTTATTATTGCTCCGTCCATCCTAGTATGGTGGGAGAAATTATTGTGACCGAATAG